One Salvelinus namaycush isolate Seneca unplaced genomic scaffold, SaNama_1.0 Scaffold2637, whole genome shotgun sequence genomic window, attacagaggaggaactacttgatgcaattggggcctttaaggatgggaaaactccaggactggatggcataccagtggaagtatacaaacatttttttgatatactcaaaggaccattattagcttgttttaaccactcctatataaatgatagattatcagacacgcaacaagaaggtgtgatatcattattactgaaacaggacccaagtggtatatataaagatccagtccatttaaaaaattggagacctcttacacttcagtgttgtgatgcaaaaatcctagcaaaatgcttggcgcatagaataaaaaaagttttgtcagatattattcatcctaatcagacaggttttttacatggacgatacattggagataatataaggcaagtactggaaacaatagaacactatgaaatatcggggacaccaggcctggttttcatagctgattttgaaaaggcttttgataaagtacgactggagtttatatataaatgcctagaatatttcaattttggggaatctcttataaaatgggtaaaaattatgtatagtaaccctaggtgtaaaatagtaaataatggctacatctcagaaagttttaaactatctagaggagtaaaacaaggttgtccactatcggcatatctatttattattggcatcgaaatgttagctgttaaaattagatcaaacattaatattaagggattagaaatccagggcctaaaaactaaggtgtcattgtacgctgatgattcatgttttcttttaaaaccacaactagaatctctccacggcctcttagaggatctagatacatttgctatcctctctggattaaaaccaaattatgataaatgtaccatattacgtattggatcactaaaaaatacacattttacattgccatgtagtttaccaattaaatggtctgacagtgatgtggacatactcggtatacaaatcccaaaagaaagaaatgatctcactccaataaatttttatagaaagttagcaaaaatagataagatcttgctaccatggaaaggaaaatacctgtctatttgtgggaaaatcaccctgattaactctttaatcatatcacagtttacctatttgcttatggttttgcctacacctagtgacctgctttttaaattatatgaacaaaaaatattcaattttatttggaacggcaagccagataaaattaaaagggcctatttatataacgaatatgaattcggagggcagaaattattaaatattaaagcattagacctctcactaaaggcatcagtcatacaaaagttatacttaaatccaaactggttctctagtagattggtacgaatgtctcatcctatgttcaagaagggcctttttccctttattcagattacacctgctcactttcggttgcttgaaaaggaaataatctccaaaatatctttattttttaaacaagccttagaaagttggttgcaatttcagtttaatccacctgaaaggacggaacaaatagtacaacaaatcttgtggttaaattcaaatatagtaattgataaaaaaactgtatttatcgaagaaatgtttaaaaaaggtataatttttgtgaatgatatcataaataggactggtggagtaatgtcacacatgcagctaacacagacatatggaaatgtctgctctacccaaaattacaaccaattaattgcagcattaccacaaaaatggaagaggcaggtggaaggggataaaagtaaggaacttgtatgtcggccttatattaaagaacataaatggttaaagaaaagtgtgataaataaaaacatataccaatttcatttaaggaccaaaaaacttacagctgtgccatataaattgcaaaatagttgggaagagattttcgatgtacccattccatggcacatggtttatgaattgatacgcaaaacaacgccggattcaaaacttcgaatttttcaatttaaattattgtacaaaattcttgcaactaatagaatgttatatatatgggggatacaatcttcccagctctgtagattctgctgtgaggaggcagagtcattagaccatttattttggtattgtccgcatgtagctcgtttttggtcacaggtccaggaatggttgaagaattgcaacatttgcgtagaactaacgctacagatagcaatactgggggatttgaaaagccatagtcaatcaatcaataatataataattattttagcaaaaatgtttatttttaatttacaatccgtggaagctatgagaataggaagattcaaatcttttgtgaagcatcacagcacagttgaaaaatatatggcaaataaaaatccgaaatgggtgatgttggaagatagatgggaaaggttgagtggagctgaagggtgggactaataacaagataaacaatgtagggcatacgggatctgtgaaatgtgtataggtgcggagctattgtgaaatagcacagttacaagtggaaatcaaactggatggacaacagaaatagaggaaggactaagaacaaacaagagagaactattataaagtagactgtgtctgtaaaatgtgtataagatgtataaattgaaggtaaaaacagaaatgtttatcagtttactccaattgggggatcggtggtagggtttgcggggaataataataaaggtatactctttaaaaaaagtatgtatgtctatgtaggtatgtgtatgtatatatgtgtatatgtatgcatacgtgaatggatatatatatttacccaaaaaaatatgggggattggaaatgatgcagacaattacattggaagcaacattctttccgcaatattaagctgatccaccccccaagaaagaaaaaaataaaataaaaaaaaataaaaaaaaaacaaaaaaaaaaaacaaccgaaacagtcccgtatggtgcaaaaactaacacaggaaacaaccacccacaaacacaggtgggaacaggctacctaaatatgattctcaatcagagacaatgatagacagctgcctctgattgagaaccatatcaggccaaacacacagaagtacaacacaaggacaacatagaacaccagacatagattgcccacccaaactcacgccctgaccaaccaaaacagagacataaatagaatctctaaggtcaggacgtgacaatttcaatagaatgtttcaAAGACACAATTTCATGTATTTAAGTAATTCTTTGTTGTGGTGGGGGCATTAACATGAACACTCTCAAAATATAAaatgttcatgttcagttcaaTTAATATCATTTTCatgtatgcattaaggtgtctgtaatataatatatttgtcaaaaaacaaatgtagacattaatagatgcatttctatagctttttCTTTTTACAATGAAGGAGGAGTTCCAAAATGGCTGTGCGGTGGCTTCAAAGCAGCGCCCCCTCTTAGTCATCTAAGGTTAATACATAATATGGTCTCCTCTTCTTCTATGAAATTGATGTGGACTGCATTTGCTCTAACAGTCTTGAAGTCAGCATGGACATGAATTTGTCAGCGCGTTGTGCTTTGGTTCTTTTTCTGTTGGCATTTGTAGATTTGAAAATAGTCTCTGCTGCAGAAACGGGAGGCACATCTACAGGTGAGTTGTTCTAATTAGCCTACTTTGCATTATTTGTCATGAAACAAACTGTGACAATTTGCTGAGTTTTTTGAAGAAGCCTGCTAGATAAAAGTGTTACCTGAACTTAACATTTTTAGTTGGCCCAAACTTAGCTCCAACTTGAGAAAACGTATGCAACAACTCAGTCAACATATAATGATGTGATTGTCAActtgtctcatatgttcattcaactaTAAATTATTACTTGGGCATCTTAAAAgcactgtttgtgtgtctgtgtgtaaccaGTTGCACAGCCCGTTTTAGTTAACATACAATGTTTTCAACCTACATATTTTAACCAATAGATTGTGAGTATTCAGAAGGCTGCCATGCATTTTCATGGGTGTTATGGGGGAAACATTGATGATCGGGGACAAATGTCTCCAAAACTATTAATTAGACACAAAATTACTTGGAGTATGGCCTACAAACTTTCCAGAGATGCAAATGCATATTTGTCGAATACATCTGAACACATTTATGACAGATTTTCAGAAAATGATTCAGTCCAATTGTGTCTATGTTCATGTCTCATTGTGGCAAGTTGGGTCCCCTGACATATCTGCTCAAATTGTGTTCACAAAGCAAAGCCTGGAGTGTGCCCTCGTAGACGATGGGGCTCAGGGATATGTGCAGAGTTCTGTTCCAATGACAGTGACTGCCCCAATGATGAAAAATGCTGTCACAACGGATGTGGGCATGACTGCATTGCACCTTACACAGGTAGGATATGTTCCCTGAGTGACAGATACACACATCCATTGCATTCATTATTGCTGCATTACTCTGGAATCAAGAAAGCTGGAGCTCGGTTAAGAGCTAAGACACTAAATTATGAAGATTTCCAAGAGCCATGCAGGCATATagagtctatatatatatatatatatatgacccaGAGTATTCCAGCTGAAAGATTCATAGTCATTGTAATAGTAAGACTTCAATGGGAAGAGTCAGTGTAGGCTGACAAGATCCTACCATAAACCTATTTGTAATGGGGAAATGTAAGATCGCTAAAGATCATATTTAGTTTAGAGTGATCAACAAAACATTTAGCGTATACAGTCTATGTAATACACAATATTTCCAGTATTCTAGTTGTGACACTCAAGGtgtgggttgatggtcactagacttgatgctgaaTGTTATGAATTGTTCTCATATCTGTTGATAGTGATTGACGCCAGACTGGATGTCCAAGTACCAGGATCGAGGACACACTGATTATTCACTGTTGTATTGTACTGATGACATTCTGTGACCACTGTGTGATTCTGTAGCAGCTAACATTTATCGTAACCATCTCCACACAAATATGACAGATTTTCAGAAAATGGTTCAGTCCAATTGTGTAAATGTTCATGTCTCTTTGTGGTAAGTTGGGTTCCCTGACATGTCTGGTTAAATTGTGTTGTCCCAAAGCAAAGCCTGGAGTGTGCCCTCGTAGACGATGGGGCGTGGGGACGTGTGCAGAGTTCTGTTCCAATGACAGTGACTGCCCCAATGATGAGAAATGCTGCCACAATGGATGTGGGCATGACTGCATTGCACCGACACAGGTAGGATATGGTCCCAGAGTGACAGATACACACATCCATTGCATTCATTATTGCTGCATTACTCTGGAAACAAGAAAGCTGGGGCTTGTAATGTACATTTCATACACATAGATATATTTCTCACATACACTCTCTTTAGAGCTGAGACACTCAATTAAGAAGATTTCCAAGATCCATGCAGGCCTTTAGAGTATATACCAATGTTCTGCAACATCTATACACTCTGAGTATACCAAACTTTAGGAAAACCTTCCTAtttttgagttgcacccccttttgtcctcagaaaaGCCTTAATTCGTCAgcgaatggactctacaaggtgttgaaagcgttccacagggatgctggccaatgttgactccaatgctcctcacagttgtgtcatgttggctggatgtcctttgggtggtagaccattcttgatacgcaCAGGAAAATGTTGAGCATGAGAAACCCaacagctttgcagttcttgacacagtcAATCCGGtgtgcttggcacctactacaatagcccgttcaaaggcagttaaatcttttgtcttgcacgttcaccctctgaacggcacacataccCAATCCATGTGTCTATtttctcaaagcttaaaaatccttctttaacctgtctcctccacttcatcttcactccccttcatctacactgaagtggatttaacaagttacatcaagaagggattatagctttcagctggattcacctggtcagtctatgttaataaataaaaaaaatcacctttatttatccaggtaggccagttgagaacaagttttcatttaaaACTGCGACCTAGTCAAGATAAAGCagagcagtgtgacaaaaacaacaacacagttacacataaacaaacgtacagtcaataataaaaaatctatgtacagtgcgtgcaaatgtagaagagtagggaggtaggcaataaataggccatagaggagaaataattccaatttagcattaacactggagtgataaatgtgcagatgataaatgtgcagatgatgatgtgcaagtacagattctggggtgcaaaagagcaagtgggtaagtaataatatggggatgaggtagttggctgtgctatttacagattggctgtgtacaggtacagtgatcggtaagctgctctgacagctgatgcttaaagttagagagggagaaataagactccagcttcggagatttttgcaattcgttccagtcattggcagcagagaagtggaaggaaaggcagccaaagaaagtgttggctttggggataaccagtgaaatatacctgctggagcgtgtgctacgggtgggtgttgctatggtgaccagtgagctgagataaggcggggctttacctagcaaagacttatagatgacctggagccagtgggtttggcgacgaatatgtagtgagggccagccaatgagagcatacaggtcgcagtggtgggtagtatatgggactttggtgacaaaatggatggcactgtgatagactacatccagtttgctgagtagagtgttggaggctattttgtaaatgacatcgccgaagtcagggacgggtaggatagtcagttttacgagggtatgtttggcagcatgagtgaaggaggctttgttgcgaaatagtaagccgattctagatttaatttgggattggagatgcttgatgtgagtctggaaggagagtttacagtctaaccagacacctaagtatttgtagttgtccacatattctaggtcagaaccatccagagtagtgatgctagtggAGGGTGctggcagcaatcggttgaagagcatgcagttagttttactagcatttaaaagcagttggaggccatggaaggagtgttgtatggcgttgaagctcgtttggaggtttgttagcacagtgtccaaagtaggtccagatgtatacagaatggtgtcgtctgcgtagaggtggatgccagaggtctggacaacaggccctccgatttgacacactgaactctatctgagaagtagttggtgaaccaggcgaggcagtcatttgagaatccaaggctattgagtctgcagATGAGAAttcggtgattgacagagtcgaaagccttggccaggtcaatgaagacggctgcacagtactgtcttttatcaatggcggttatgatatcgtttaggaccttgagcgtggctgaggtgcacccatgaccagctcggaaaccagattgcatagtggagaaggtgtggtgggattcgaaatggtcggtgatctgtttgttaacttggctttcgaagattttagaaaggcagggcaggatggatataggtctataacagttcgggtctagagtgtctccccctttgaagagggggatgaccgcggcagctttccaatctttggggatctcagacaatacgaaagagaggttgaataggctagtaataggggttgcaacaattccggcggatcattttagaaagagagggtccagaaagtctagcccagctgatttgtaggatccaaattttgcagctctttcagaacatcagcggtctggatttgggtgaaggagagacgaggggggcttgggcaagttgctgcagggggtgctgagatgttggccggggtaggggtagccaggtggaaagcttggccagccatagaaaaatgcttattgaaattatcgattatcgtagatttatcggtggtgacagtgtttcctatcctcagtgcagaggcagctgggaggaggcgctcttattctccatggactttacagtgtcccaaaactttttggctTTAGTGCTACAGGaaacaaatttctgtttgaaaaagctagccttagctttcctaactgactgagtatattggttcctgacttccctgaaaagttgcatatcgcgaaggctattcgatgctaatgcagaacgccacaggatgtttttgtgctggtcaagggcagtcaagtctggggtgaaccaaggcctatatctgttcttagttccacATTTgtggaatggggcatgcttatttaagatggtgaggaaagaacttttgaagagcaaccaggcatcctctactgatgggatgaggtcaatatccttccaggatacccgagccaggtcgattagaaaggcctgctcgctgaagtgttttagggagcgtttgacagtgatgagggttggtcgtttgaccgcagacccattacgcacgcagacaatgaggcagtgatcgctgagatcctggttgaagacagcaaaTGTGTATTTAGAGTGCAAGtcggtcaggatgatatctaagagggtgcccatggttacggatttagggttgtacctggtaggttccttgataatttgtgtgagattgagggcatctagcttagattgtaggatggccggggtgttaagcatgtcccagtttaggtcacctaacagtacgaactctgaagatagatggggggcgatcaattcacgtatggtgtccagggcacagctgggggctgaggggggtctatagcaagcggcaacggtgagagacttgtttctgaaaaggtggatttttaagtagaagctcgaattgtttgggcacagacctagatagtatgacagaactctgcaggctatctctgcagtagattgcaactcctccccctttggcagttctatcttgtcggaaaatgtgatagttagggatggaaatgtcaggatttttggtggccttcctaagccaggattcagacatggctaggacatctgggttgacagagtgtgctaaagcagtgaataaaacaaacttagggaggaggcttctaatgttaacatgcctgaaaccaaggcttttacagttacagaagtcaacaaatgagagcgcctggggaatgggagtgatgctgggggctgcagggcctgggttaacctctacatcaccagaggaacagaggaggagtatgataagggtacggctaaaggctataagaactggtcgtctagtgcgttcggaacagagagtaaaaggagcagatttctgggcaagGAAGAGtatattcaaggcataatgtacagacaagggtatggcaggatgtgagtacagtggaggtaaaacctagcattgagtgacgatgagagaggttttgtctctagaggcaccatttaagccaggtgaagTCACCGCATGagtggggggtggaacaaaagggctagctaaggcatattgagcagggctggagactctacagtgaaataagacaataatcaccaaccaaaacagcaatagacaaggcatattgacattagggagaggcatgtgtagccgagtgatcatagggtccagtgagtagctaggcaagctggagacacagcgattcagacagctagcaggccggggctggcaggctagcagatgggcctcagggggACATCGCAAAgggagagcctgttgaaaccccctcgaacggctacgtcggcagaccagtcgtgatggattggcggggctccgtgtcagcAGCAAAGGATCCAGGCCAATTGACAAAAGAGGTTTTGAAACCCAGGAATTGTCTGAGGGATCTCTTCGGCTAGcagggagatgggcctagctcgaggctagctccaggctaactggtgcttgcttcgtgacagagatgttagccaggagtagccactcgggtagcagctagctagctgcgatgatccggtgtaaaggttcagaacttgcggtaggaatccggagaaaAAActgtccgatatgctctgggttgatatcacgctgtgcagactggcaggaattgaacaggctgaggctggctgatgcCCTAGTTAATGGTGATGGTAATGGTGTTAATATCGACCGCTAgaagtggctaactgactactagctagtagctagttagctggctagctcctgatgagggttccggttctaaagtataaaaaatagcagatccatactaCATTGGGTGAGAAGAGTATATTGAAAttgagataaaaaatatatacaaaatatatac contains:
- the LOC120039311 gene encoding LOW QUALITY PROTEIN: WAP four-disulfide core domain protein 18-like (The sequence of the model RefSeq protein was modified relative to this genomic sequence to represent the inferred CDS: inserted 1 base in 1 codon; substituted 1 base at 1 genomic stop codon), with amino-acid sequence MDMNLSARCALVLFLLAFVDLKIVSAAETGGTSTAKPGVCPRRRWGSGICAEFCSNDSDCPNDEKCCHNGCGHDCIAPYTVKPGRCVLPKGTYMCAEYCYKDGQCPXEQKCFRICXFYACTEPLKLYWKFLIIIRNK